One genomic window of Cricetulus griseus strain 17A/GY chromosome 3, alternate assembly CriGri-PICRH-1.0, whole genome shotgun sequence includes the following:
- the LOC100773838 gene encoding olfactory receptor 51Q1 — protein sequence MLYPPSMSEITNTTHDPFYFILTGIPGFEAFHLWISIPFFCLYIISIMGNTTILTVIRTEPSLHQPMYFFLSMLALTDLGLTLTTLPTVMQLLWFNIQEISFEACFAQFFFLHGFSFMESSVLLAMSFDRYVAICRPLHYASILTNGVIGRIGLAIICRCVLAVLPSLFLLKRLPFCHSHLLSHSYCLHQDMIHLVCADIRINSWYGFALVLLIIVLDPLLIILSYALILKSILNTATWTERLRALNNCVSHMLAVLVLYVPMVGVSMTHRFAKHASPLVHVFMANIYLLAPPVMNPIIYSAKTKQIRQGITRLLLQRKAH from the coding sequence ATGTTGTATCCACCAAGCATGTCAGAAATAACTAACACCACTCACGATCCTTTCTACTTCATCCTCACGGGCATCCCTGGTTTTGAGGCTTTCCATCTCTGGATCTCCATTCCCTTCTTTTGCCTCTATATCATCTCTATTATGGGCAACACTACCATCCTTACTGTCATCcgcacagagccatctctccaccagcccatgtacttcttcctctccatgcTGGCGCTCACTGACCTGGGTCTCACCCTCACCACGCTGCCCACCGTCATGCAGCTTCTCTGGTTCAACATTCAGGAAATCAGTTTTGAGGCCTGCTTTGCCCAATTCttcttcctccatggcttctcctTTATGGAATCATCTGTTCTATTGGCCATGTCCTTTGACCGTTATGTAGCCATCTGCCGCCCACTCCATTATGCCTCCATCCTCACCAATGGGGTTATTGGTAGAATTGGGTTGGCCATCATTTGCCGCTGTGTTTTAGctgttctcccctcccttttcctacTCAAGCGCCTGCCCTTCTGCCATTCCCACCTTCTTTCTCACTCCTACTGCCTCCACCAGGATATGATTCACCTGGTCTGTGCTGACATCAGGATCAACAGCTGGTATGGATTTGCTCTGGTCCTGCTCATTATTGTATTAGACCCTCTGCTCATTATACTCTCCTATGCACTCATCCTGAAAAGTATCTTGAACACAGCCACCTGGACTGAACGACTCCGGGCTCTCAACAACTGTGTGTCCCATATGCTGGCTGTACTTGTTCTCTATGTCCCCATGGTTGGTGTTTCTATGACTCACCGCTTTGCCAAGCATGCCTCCCCATTGGTCCATGTTTTCATGGCCAATATCTACTTGTTGGCACCTCCTGTGATGAACCCCATAATTTACAGTGCAAAGACCAAGCAGATCCGCCAAGGAATCACTCGCCTCCTCTTGCAGAGAAAAGCACACTGA
- the LOC100769804 gene encoding LOW QUALITY PROTEIN: olfactory receptor 51J1 (The sequence of the model RefSeq protein was modified relative to this genomic sequence to represent the inferred CDS: inserted 1 base in 1 codon; deleted 1 base in 1 codon; substituted 1 base at 1 genomic stop codon), which yields MKNSNSSLGFLPTTFILVGIPGLETKHIWISIPFCLMYIIIFLGNGTILHVIRTDASLHQPMYLFLAMLALAEVGVSASTLPTVLGIFLLDTLEITFEACLXPNVFHPLFFHYGISCAVSHVCRPLCSHLQPTTLYNYLDTASNHWHRSCHWTEKCYINDPVAYTITETALLWPXCPISFLLPSPKSYPLPCGDISINNIYGLFIVTSTFGLDSLLIVVSYGLILHTVLGIATGEGRKKALNTCGSHVCAVLAYYVPMIGLSMVHRFAHHVSPLLQTMMANAYLFFPPVINPIVYSIKTKEIRRGIIRMLSEKRLRV from the exons ATGAAGAATTCCAATAGCTCTTTGGGGTTCTTACCTACAACATTCATTTTGGTTGGCATCCCAGGGCTGGAGACAAAGCACATCTGGATATCCATTCCCTTCTGCCTGATGTACATCATCATCTTCCTTGGGAATGGCACCATTCTTCACGTCATCAGAACAGATGCTTCCCTGCATCAGCCCATGTATCTCTTTCTTGCCATGCTGGCATTGGCTGAGGTTGGTGTCTCTGCCTCCACTCTACCAACGGTGTTAGGTATCTTCCTTTTAGACACTCTGGAGATTACATTTGAAGCATGCC CTCCAAATGTTTTTCATCCACTCTTTTTCCATTATGGAATCAGCTGTGCTGTTAGCCATGTCTGTAGACCGCTTTGTAGCCATCTACAGCCCACTACGTTATACAACTATCTTGACACTGCCTCGAATCATTGGCACAGGAGCTGTCATTGGACTGAAAAGTGTTATATTAATGACCCCGTTGCCTATACTATTACAGAGACTGCCCTTCTGTGGCCATAATGCCCTATCTCATTCCTATTGCCTTCACCCAAATCTTATCCA TTACCTTGTGGGGACATTTCTATCAATAATATCTATGGACTTTTCATTGTTACCTCCACTTTTGGACTAGATTCATTGCTCATTGTGGTGTCCTATGGGCTTATACTTCATACGGTACTGGGCATTGCCACAGGAGAAGGGCGGAAGAAAGCACTCAACACATGTGGCTCACATGTCTGTGCTGTGCTTGCTTATTATGTACCTATGATTGGCTTGTCTATGGTACATCGCTTTGCACATCATGTGTCTCCTCTGCTCCAAACCATGATGGCCAATGCTTATCTTTTCTTCCCCCCTGTCATTAATCCCATTGTCTACAGCATTAAGACTAAAGAGATCCGCCGTGGCATCATCCGAATGCTGTCAGAGAAGAGGCTCAGAGTTTAG